AAATCGGCCACGATGTCGCCGGCCTTGTCATAGGCGCGCACATCCAGGATGTCGCCCATCAGCCGGTGCCATTCCAGCAGGCCCGAATACCACCGCACCAGCTTGCGCGCCTTGGTGGCATAGGGCTGCACCGGGCCGGGATCCACCTTGTCGCGCACCCCCCACTGCACATAGGCCGAGGGCAGCCAGGCGGCCGGATGGCGGGCATAGCCGATGGCCCGGATCGCGACCCCGCCTTCGCGCAACCGGGTGATCATCGGCTGCATGGCCCGGGCATTGCCGGAAAACGCCTCGTTCGACAGCACGAAACTGTCCACCCCGCCGGCAGCGGCGCGGCCGCGCAGCACCTCGATCAGGGTATCGGTCGCGCGCAGCATCTCGTCGGGCGGCAGGTCGAAGAACTGGCCCTGGTTCTGCACGCCGCGGAACCGCGGGTCGAGCATGTCGAACCACATGCCCAGATATTCGGTGCCCTGGGCCATCAGCCGTTCGGCATTGGCGCGCAGCGCATGCTGGATCGCGCTGGATCCGGTCTTGCCCATGCCGATGTGCAGGATCAGTTTCATGTTGGTCTACTTTCGCTGGTCATGGCCGCGGCCCGAGCCCGGATCTCTGCGATCATGGCCATGTCCTCGGCATAGGCGGTCGCGACATGGGCGCGCGCGGCCTCTGACAGACCGGGCCCTGCGGCCTTGCGGTTTGCCGAGGCGTTGGCGGGATTGAGTTCGGCAGCCTCGCGCAGCACATAGCCGCCCGACCCGAAGATGCTGCCCAGAAGGCGCGCGGCATCGGCGGCAAAGGTTTCGACAAAGCCGATCTGCAACCGTGGCACCGCATCATAAAGGATCTGCCTGCGCTGCAACCGCCAGTGTTCGTCCAGATCGCGCAGGCGGGGATCGGCCGCCACGCCTGCGGCGAAGCGGTCCAGTGTCAGGAAATCCGACAGCGGAACCTCCGGCCCCAGGCCCAGATGCGCCCGCACCTTCCGCGTGAAATTGGTTTCCCGCATCAGCTTCTTGCGAAAGGCCGACAGGAACCGGCTTTCGGGGCTGCGCACAAAGGCAAAGACCGGCACGGCAGGATCGTCCAGCATGTCCAGCAGCCGGTCATGGCCGATCTCCTGCGGGGTTTTCAGCAGATTGGCGGCGCGCCTGTGGATGTCGCCGGCCGCCTCGATGCGGAAATCCTTTTGCCCGGTGGCGCGGGCCACGGACAGGTTGAGCGACATCTTCAGCGTCGAACAGGCGCAGATCGGGTTCGACAGGAACACGAAGCCGGGATCCGTCCAGACGTGGACGGTATAGTTGAGCGCGTGCTCGCCGCCCACAAGGGCGGCCATCCGGGCCAGGCGCGGC
Above is a genomic segment from Gemmobacter sp. containing:
- a CDS encoding sulfotransferase family 2 domain-containing protein, whose amino-acid sequence is MSDLPPRLARMAALVGGEHALNYTVHVWTDPGFVFLSNPICACSTLKMSLNLSVARATGQKDFRIEAAGDIHRRAANLLKTPQEIGHDRLLDMLDDPAVPVFAFVRSPESRFLSAFRKKLMRETNFTRKVRAHLGLGPEVPLSDFLTLDRFAAGVAADPRLRDLDEHWRLQRRQILYDAVPRLQIGFVETFAADAARLLGSIFGSGGYVLREAAELNPANASANRKAAGPGLSEAARAHVATAYAEDMAMIAEIRARAAAMTSESRPT
- a CDS encoding polysaccharide biosynthesis protein, yielding MKLILHIGMGKTGSSAIQHALRANAERLMAQGTEYLGMWFDMLDPRFRGVQNQGQFFDLPPDEMLRATDTLIEVLRGRAAAGGVDSFVLSNEAFSGNARAMQPMITRLREGGVAIRAIGYARHPAAWLPSAYVQWGVRDKVDPGPVQPYATKARKLVRWYSGLLEWHRLMGDILDVRAYDKAGDIVADFAQAAGLALDPPGTRVLERGEDAEIVLRALFNSRFPKHVLPQAFDRAVLPGLDGVPRLEDMVERCFDYSETSAIIGEQAQLFERFATAFGFDPRDAGKTPPPAPEMSVLRDRLFDALLEISLDQAQRIRQLERRMNLLEKNGPGRAD